A stretch of the Photobacterium sp. CCB-ST2H9 genome encodes the following:
- a CDS encoding virulence factor BrkB family protein, with the protein MRRPGLRQTLTVLWHFVQYLHRRIGHDRLTVIAGSMAYVTLLSLVPLITVVLSALSSFPVFAPLGEQLQGFVFENFVPTAGDVVRNYLNQFVANAGKMTAVGIGALFVVAILLISAIDKSLNFIFRVRQHRRMVISFSIYWMVLTLGPILVGSSLAISSYLGSLNIMGSETASGLLRQLLRGLPVLMSTLAFLGLYLLVPNTKVRLRNALIGALIASALFELSKKGFALYITNFPSYQVIYGALAVVPILFVWVYLCWCIVLLGAEITASLCEEQHWMKRGHATPLPQGGEEKSAPHLTSVDKGPDKTDNSSSEL; encoded by the coding sequence ATGCGACGCCCGGGTTTGCGCCAGACGCTCACAGTCCTGTGGCATTTTGTGCAGTATTTGCACCGCCGTATCGGCCACGACCGCCTGACGGTCATTGCCGGATCCATGGCCTATGTGACCTTGTTGTCATTGGTGCCACTGATCACTGTGGTGCTGTCGGCACTGTCGAGCTTTCCCGTGTTTGCTCCGCTGGGCGAGCAATTACAGGGCTTTGTGTTTGAAAATTTCGTCCCCACAGCCGGGGATGTGGTGCGCAACTATCTGAACCAGTTTGTAGCCAACGCTGGAAAGATGACGGCGGTGGGGATCGGTGCCCTTTTTGTAGTCGCCATTTTGCTGATCTCTGCCATCGATAAGTCGCTGAACTTCATCTTTCGGGTTCGCCAGCACCGCCGCATGGTGATTTCGTTTTCGATTTACTGGATGGTCCTGACGCTGGGCCCGATTCTGGTTGGCTCCAGTCTGGCAATCAGCTCATATCTGGGCTCTTTGAATATCATGGGGAGTGAAACCGCTAGCGGGCTGTTGCGACAGCTGCTGCGCGGACTGCCGGTGCTGATGTCAACGCTGGCGTTTCTGGGGCTCTATCTGCTGGTGCCTAACACCAAAGTCCGATTGCGCAATGCCCTGATTGGTGCTCTGATCGCAAGTGCCTTGTTCGAGCTGAGCAAAAAGGGCTTTGCCCTCTATATCACCAATTTTCCGTCCTATCAGGTGATCTACGGTGCACTGGCCGTGGTGCCGATTCTGTTCGTTTGGGTGTACCTGTGCTGGTGCATTGTGTTGCTGGGCGCCGAAATTACCGCCAGCCTCTGCGAAGAGCAGCACTGGATGAAGCGGGGGCATGCAACACCATTGCCGCAGGGTGGGGAGGAGAAAAGTGCGCCTCATTTGACGTCAGTAGACAAAGGGCCGGACAAAACCGACAATTCCTCCTCTGAACTTTGA
- the glnA gene encoding glutamate--ammonia ligase, with amino-acid sequence MSVENVLALIQENEVKFVDLRFTDTKGKEQHISIPAHQIDADFFEDGKMFDGSSVAGWKGINESDMVMMPDASTAVLDPFTEDATLNIRCDILEPATMQGYDRDPRSIAKRAEEYMRSTGIADTVLVGPEPEFFLFDDVKFATDMSGSFFKIDDIEAAWNTGSTVEGGNKGHRPGVKGGYFPVAPVDSSQDIRSAMCLIMEEMGLVVEAHHHEVATAGQNEIATRFNTLTSKADEIQIYKYVVHNVAHAFGKTATFMPKPLVGDNGSGMHVHQSLAKDGQNLFAGDKYGGLSETALYYIGGIIKHARAINAFANPSTNSYKRLVPGFEAPVMLAYSARNRSASIRIPVVPSPKARRIEARFPDPAANPYLAFACLLMAGLDGIKNKIHPGEAMDKDLYDLPAEEAAEIPKVAESLEIALKALDEDREFLTAGGVFSDDFIDSYIALKSKDVERINMATHPLEFDLYYSV; translated from the coding sequence ATGTCAGTAGAAAACGTACTCGCGTTGATCCAGGAAAACGAAGTTAAATTTGTTGACCTACGCTTTACCGATACCAAAGGTAAAGAGCAACACATCTCTATCCCCGCTCATCAGATCGACGCTGACTTCTTTGAAGACGGTAAAATGTTTGATGGTTCTTCGGTCGCTGGCTGGAAGGGCATCAACGAATCTGACATGGTGATGATGCCGGACGCATCAACCGCGGTACTGGACCCATTCACCGAAGATGCCACACTGAACATCCGCTGTGACATCCTGGAGCCTGCAACCATGCAAGGCTACGACCGTGACCCGCGTTCTATCGCGAAACGTGCTGAAGAATATATGCGCAGCACTGGCATCGCAGATACCGTCCTGGTGGGCCCGGAGCCGGAATTTTTCCTGTTTGACGATGTGAAATTCGCGACCGACATGTCCGGTTCTTTCTTCAAGATCGACGACATCGAAGCGGCATGGAACACAGGTTCGACCGTTGAAGGCGGTAACAAAGGTCACCGTCCTGGCGTGAAAGGCGGTTACTTCCCGGTTGCACCGGTTGACTCATCTCAGGACATCCGTTCTGCCATGTGTCTGATCATGGAAGAAATGGGCCTGGTTGTTGAAGCGCACCACCACGAAGTTGCGACTGCTGGTCAGAACGAAATCGCAACCCGTTTCAACACCCTGACTTCAAAAGCAGACGAAATTCAGATCTACAAATATGTCGTGCACAACGTCGCGCACGCGTTTGGCAAAACTGCGACCTTCATGCCGAAGCCACTGGTTGGTGACAACGGTTCAGGTATGCACGTTCACCAGTCTCTGGCGAAAGACGGCCAGAACCTGTTTGCAGGCGACAAGTACGGCGGTCTGTCTGAAACTGCACTGTACTACATCGGCGGTATCATCAAGCATGCGCGTGCCATCAACGCCTTTGCAAACCCGTCAACCAACTCTTACAAGCGTCTGGTTCCCGGATTCGAAGCACCGGTTATGTTGGCTTACTCAGCTCGTAACCGTTCTGCGTCCATCCGTATCCCAGTGGTTCCAAGCCCGAAAGCACGTCGTATCGAAGCGCGCTTCCCGGATCCGGCAGCAAACCCATACCTGGCGTTTGCATGTCTGCTGATGGCTGGTCTTGACGGCATCAAGAACAAGATCCACCCAGGCGAAGCGATGGATAAAGACCTGTACGACCTGCCTGCAGAAGAAGCGGCAGAGATTCCAAAAGTTGCAGAGTCACTGGAAATCGCACTGAAAGCGCTGGATGAGGACCGTGAGTTCCTGACTGCCGGTGGCGTATTCTCTGACGATTTCATCGATTCTTACATCGCGCTGAAATCCAAAGATGTTGAGCGCATTAACATGGCGACGCACCCGCTGGAATTCGACCTGTACTACTCTGTATAA
- the glnL gene encoding nitrogen regulation protein NR(II), with product MTAAFTPLILNNLVTAVILLDEPLKIRYVNPAAEQLMSCSQRRLLGSRFPDLLQHSSLDLSLIQATVQSGQGLTDGEVTLVIDGRHHTLEINATPVSWQKEVLILLELKPVDQQRRISQEISQHAQQQAAKELVRGLAHEIKNPLGGLRGAAQLLEKTLPDPSYTEYTQMIIEQADRLRNLVDRLLGPQKPGVRTVGNIHVVLEKVRQLVSLDHRAQQLQIQRDYDPSLPDFSMDPEQLEQAILNIVSNAAQALSQQPGEGIIILQTRTAHQAMIHGQRHRIAAKIDIIDNGPGIPADIQDTLFYPMVTGREGGNGLGLSIAQNLIDQHHGKIEVSSWPGQTKFSIYLPIQTTE from the coding sequence GTGACTGCCGCTTTTACACCATTGATCCTGAACAATCTGGTCACTGCGGTGATTCTGCTCGATGAGCCTTTGAAGATCCGCTATGTCAATCCGGCTGCTGAACAGCTGATGTCCTGCAGCCAGCGACGCCTGCTGGGCAGCCGGTTTCCGGACCTGCTCCAGCACAGTTCGCTGGACTTAAGCCTGATCCAGGCCACGGTTCAGAGCGGCCAGGGGCTGACCGATGGTGAAGTCACTCTGGTGATCGACGGTCGTCACCACACACTGGAAATTAACGCCACCCCGGTCAGCTGGCAGAAAGAAGTGCTGATCCTGCTTGAACTCAAGCCGGTTGACCAGCAACGGCGGATCAGTCAGGAAATCAGTCAGCATGCTCAGCAGCAGGCGGCCAAGGAGCTGGTTCGCGGGCTGGCGCACGAGATCAAAAACCCGCTCGGCGGGTTGCGCGGCGCGGCACAGCTGCTGGAGAAGACCCTGCCCGATCCCAGTTACACCGAGTACACCCAGATGATTATTGAGCAGGCCGATCGGTTGCGGAACCTGGTCGACCGGTTGTTGGGTCCGCAAAAGCCGGGCGTACGCACGGTCGGCAATATCCATGTGGTACTGGAGAAAGTCCGCCAGCTGGTGTCGCTGGACCACCGAGCGCAACAGTTGCAGATCCAGCGCGACTATGACCCCAGCCTGCCGGATTTCAGTATGGATCCGGAGCAGCTGGAGCAGGCGATTCTCAACATCGTCAGCAACGCGGCGCAGGCGCTGAGCCAGCAACCGGGCGAAGGCATCATCATCCTGCAGACCCGGACGGCCCATCAGGCGATGATCCACGGCCAGCGCCACCGGATTGCGGCCAAAATTGACATCATTGATAACGGTCCCGGCATTCCGGCAGATATTCAGGACACCCTGTTTTATCCCATGGTCACCGGGCGCGAAGGCGGGAACGGGCTGGGGCTGTCCATCGCCCAGAATCTGATAGACCAGCATCACGGCAAGATTGAAGTCTCAAGCTGGCCCGGACAGACCAAATTTTCCATTTATTTACCGATACAAACGACAGAATAA
- the typA gene encoding translational GTPase TypA — MSNPQIDKLRNIAIIAHVDHGKTTLVDKLLQQSGTLDSRGGVEERVMDSNDIEKERGITILAKNTAINWNDYRINIVDTPGHADFGGEVERIMSMVDSVLLIVDAVDGPMPQTRFVTQKAFAHGLKPIVVINKIDRPGARPDWVMDQVFDLFDNLGATDEQLDFQVVYASALNGWASREEGETGENMEPLFQAIVDNVAPPSVDVDGPLQMQISQLDYSSYVGVIGVARVTRGSVKPNQQVTIIGADGKTRNGKVGTVMGYLGLERHDIERATAGDIIAITGLGELKISDTICDVNAVEALPALSVDEPTVTMTFQVNTSPFAGKEGKFVTSRNILERLQKELVHNVALRVEETEDPDKFRVSGRGELHLSILIENMRREGFELAVSRPEVIIKEENGQLMEPFETVTIDVMEEHQGGIMEKIGLRKGELKDMAPDGKGRVRMDFVMPSRGLIGFQTEFMTLTSGSGLIYHTFDHYGPHKGGEIGQRINGVLIANAAGKALTNALFNLQERGRLFIGHGVEVYEGMVIGIHSRDNDLTVNALKGKQLTNVRASGTDDAQVLTTPIKYTLEQALEFIDDDELVEVTPESIRIRKKLLTETDRKRASRGAK; from the coding sequence ATGTCTAATCCACAGATCGATAAATTACGTAATATCGCAATCATTGCGCACGTAGACCACGGTAAAACTACCCTGGTAGATAAACTGCTGCAGCAATCAGGTACTTTGGACTCCCGTGGCGGCGTTGAAGAACGCGTGATGGACTCCAACGATATCGAAAAAGAGCGTGGCATTACCATTCTGGCGAAGAACACCGCCATCAACTGGAATGATTACCGCATCAATATCGTGGACACCCCGGGACACGCCGACTTCGGTGGCGAAGTAGAGCGTATTATGTCGATGGTGGATTCCGTACTGCTGATCGTTGATGCCGTGGATGGCCCGATGCCACAGACCCGTTTCGTAACGCAGAAAGCGTTTGCACACGGTCTGAAGCCAATCGTGGTTATCAACAAAATTGACCGTCCGGGTGCGCGTCCTGACTGGGTGATGGATCAGGTCTTTGATCTGTTTGACAATCTGGGTGCGACCGACGAACAGCTGGACTTCCAGGTGGTTTATGCGTCAGCGCTGAACGGCTGGGCTTCTCGTGAAGAAGGCGAGACTGGCGAAAACATGGAACCGCTGTTCCAGGCAATCGTTGACAACGTAGCTCCGCCATCAGTTGACGTAGACGGCCCACTGCAGATGCAAATCTCTCAGCTGGACTACAGCTCTTACGTCGGCGTCATCGGTGTAGCCCGTGTGACCCGTGGTTCTGTGAAACCAAACCAGCAAGTGACCATTATTGGTGCAGACGGCAAAACCCGTAACGGTAAAGTCGGTACTGTCATGGGTTACCTGGGTCTGGAGCGTCACGACATCGAGCGTGCGACTGCCGGTGACATCATCGCGATCACCGGTCTGGGTGAGCTGAAAATCTCTGACACCATCTGTGACGTCAACGCTGTTGAAGCGCTGCCGGCCCTGAGTGTCGATGAGCCAACTGTGACCATGACCTTCCAGGTGAACACCTCTCCGTTTGCCGGTAAAGAAGGTAAGTTCGTGACCTCTCGTAATATTCTGGAGCGTCTGCAGAAAGAGCTGGTCCATAACGTTGCTCTGCGTGTCGAAGAAACTGAAGATCCGGACAAATTCCGCGTATCAGGTCGTGGTGAACTGCACCTGTCGATTCTGATCGAAAACATGCGTCGTGAAGGCTTCGAGCTGGCGGTATCTCGTCCTGAAGTTATCATCAAAGAAGAAAACGGCCAGCTGATGGAACCGTTTGAGACCGTGACCATTGATGTGATGGAAGAGCATCAGGGCGGTATCATGGAGAAAATCGGCCTGCGTAAAGGTGAGCTGAAAGACATGGCACCGGATGGTAAAGGCCGTGTTCGTATGGACTTCGTCATGCCGTCACGTGGTCTGATCGGTTTCCAGACTGAGTTCATGACGCTGACTTCTGGTTCTGGCCTGATTTACCATACGTTCGATCATTACGGTCCGCACAAAGGCGGCGAGATTGGTCAGCGTATCAACGGCGTGCTGATTGCAAACGCCGCGGGTAAAGCACTGACGAACGCCCTGTTCAACCTGCAGGAGCGTGGTCGTCTGTTCATCGGTCACGGTGTGGAAGTTTACGAAGGGATGGTGATCGGTATTCACAGCCGTGACAATGACCTGACGGTGAACGCCCTGAAAGGCAAGCAGCTGACGAACGTCCGTGCATCCGGTACCGATGATGCGCAGGTGCTGACTACGCCAATTAAGTACACCCTGGAACAGGCACTGGAATTCATCGATGACGATGAGCTGGTGGAAGTGACGCCTGAAAGCATCCGTATCCGTAAGAAACTACTGACGGAAACCGATCGTAAGCGTGCAAGCCGCGGTGCGAAGTAA
- a CDS encoding DUF2959 domain-containing protein, translating into MRYAFVLLLSLTLLSGCQSAYYSAMESVGVHKRDIMVDRVEDATEAQQDAQEQFTSALEALQSLTNFNGGELEATYERVNAQYEASADATDKVSDRIAAIEDVADALFEEWQEELSLYSSATLRRDSEKKLKATRASYQKMLAAMHRAEAKMKPVLNTLRDNSLYLKHNLNAAAIGSLQGEFRSLERDIQRAINDMRTAISESERFVAQLNHNS; encoded by the coding sequence ATGCGATATGCTTTTGTTCTGCTGCTGAGTCTGACCCTGTTGTCCGGCTGTCAGAGCGCCTATTATTCAGCCATGGAATCCGTGGGTGTACATAAACGCGACATCATGGTCGACCGGGTGGAAGACGCCACCGAAGCACAACAGGATGCTCAGGAGCAGTTTACTTCAGCTCTGGAAGCTTTGCAGTCACTCACCAACTTCAATGGCGGAGAACTGGAAGCCACTTATGAACGTGTGAACGCTCAGTACGAAGCCAGCGCCGATGCAACTGACAAAGTCAGTGACCGGATTGCTGCAATCGAAGATGTCGCCGATGCCCTGTTTGAAGAGTGGCAGGAAGAGCTGAGCCTGTATTCCAGCGCGACCCTGCGCCGTGACAGCGAGAAAAAACTGAAAGCAACCCGGGCGTCCTACCAGAAAATGCTGGCAGCCATGCATCGGGCGGAAGCGAAAATGAAGCCGGTCCTCAATACACTGCGTGACAACAGCCTTTACCTGAAACATAACCTGAACGCAGCGGCCATCGGCTCCCTTCAGGGCGAATTCCGTTCACTGGAACGCGATATCCAGCGCGCCATCAACGATATGCGAACGGCAATCAGTGAGTCGGAACGCTTTGTCGCCCAGTTGAATCACAACAGTTAA
- the dtd gene encoding D-aminoacyl-tRNA deacylase, translating into MIALIQRVSEASVTVDGMVTGAIGQGLLVLLGVEKGDDEAKARRLRDKVLGYRVFEDEAGKMNLNVQQAGGSVLVVSQFTLAADTNSGMRPSFSAGANPADAERLYEYFVQACQEKEIRTETGRFAADMKVALLNDGPVTFWLQC; encoded by the coding sequence ATGATTGCGCTTATACAACGGGTCAGCGAAGCCAGTGTGACGGTCGATGGGATGGTGACCGGGGCTATTGGTCAGGGGCTGCTGGTATTACTCGGTGTCGAAAAAGGGGATGATGAAGCCAAGGCCCGTCGTCTGCGTGATAAGGTACTGGGCTATCGGGTGTTTGAAGATGAAGCCGGCAAAATGAACCTGAATGTGCAACAGGCCGGCGGCAGCGTGCTGGTGGTGTCGCAGTTTACCCTTGCGGCGGATACCAACAGCGGGATGCGTCCGAGTTTCTCAGCCGGGGCGAATCCGGCAGATGCAGAGCGCTTATATGAATATTTTGTTCAGGCCTGCCAGGAGAAAGAGATCCGCACCGAAACCGGGCGTTTTGCGGCCGATATGAAGGTCGCACTTCTGAATGATGGTCCTGTCACTTTCTGGTTACAGTGCT